From a region of the Rhinopithecus roxellana isolate Shanxi Qingling chromosome 8, ASM756505v1, whole genome shotgun sequence genome:
- the S100A10 gene encoding protein S100-A10, with translation MPSQMEHAMETMMFTFHKFAGDKGYLTKEDLRVLMEKEFPGFLENQKDPLAVDKIMKDLDQCRDGKVGFQSFFSLIAGLTIACNDYFVVHMKQKGKK, from the exons ATGCCGTCTCAAATGGAGCACGCCATGGAAACCATGATGTTTACATTTCACAAATTCGCGGGGGATAAAGGCTACTTAACAAAGGAGGACCTGAGAGTACTCATGGAAAAGGAGTTCCCTGGATTTTTGGAA aatcaAAAAGACCCTCTGGCCGTGGACAAAATAATGAAGGACCTGGACCAGTGCAGAGATGGCAAAGTGGGCTTCCAGAGCTTCTTTTCCCTAATTGCGGGCCTCACCATTGCATGCAATGACTATTTTGTAGTACACATGAAGCAGAAGGGAAAGAAGTAG